In Primulina eburnea isolate SZY01 chromosome 3, ASM2296580v1, whole genome shotgun sequence, one DNA window encodes the following:
- the LOC140825507 gene encoding uncharacterized protein: MLRLKMAKIQAYFIGFLALCYCTAISNAEYTIYKDPKRPINDRIKDLMEKMTLEEKIGQMTQIERSVASTEVMKKYYIGSVLSGGGSVPASQASPETWVDMVNSFQKGSLSTRLGIPMIYGIDAVHGHNNVYKATVFPHNVGLGATRDPGLVKKIGAATALEVRATGIPYVFAPCIAVCRDPRWGRCYESYSEDPAVVRSMTEIIPGLQGDIPANSSKGVPFMAGQNKVIACAKHYVGDGGTTKGINENNTVATRHGLLSIHMPAYNNAIIKGVSTVMISYSSWNGIKMHANRNLVTGFLKNTQKFRGFVISDWQGIDRITSPPHANYTYSILTGITAGIDMIMVPYNYTEFIDGLISLVKNDFIPMTRIDDAVKRILRVKFTMGLFEHPLADYSMTKYLGSQEHRELAREAVRKSLVLLKNGGSADEPVIPLPKKASKILVAGTHADNIGNQCGGWTIQWQGQSGNITSGTTILNAIKNTVDPETEVVFVENPDSGYVKSHKFDYAIVVVGEPPYAETFGDNLKLTLPDPGLSSITTVCGSIKCVVVLITGRPVVIQPYLVQIDALVAAWLPGTEGQGVADVLYGDYGFSGKLPRTWFKTVDQLPMNVGDRHYDPLFPFGYGLTTESVKA, from the exons ATGCTGAGATTAAAAATGGCGAAAATCCAGGCATATTTTATTGGATTTTTGGCATTGTGCTACTGCACAGCCATATCTAATGCGGAGTATACGATTTATAAAGATCCAAAAAGACCCATCAATGATCGGATCAAGGATCTGATGGAGAAGATGACCTTAGAGGAAAAGATAGGCCAAATGACGCAAATTGAACGATCGGTTGCATCAACTGAAGTCATGAAGAAGTACTATATAG GAAGCGTGCTGAGTGGTGGAGGAAGTGTTCCGGCTTCACAGGCATCCCCTGAGACCTGGGTGGACATGGTGAACAGCTTTCAGAAGGGATCATTGTCTACCAGGCTTGGAATTCCGATGATATACGGAATTGATGCGGTTCATGGACACAACAACGTGTATAAGGCTACAGTTTTTCCCCACAATGTTGGCCTTGGAGCTACTAG AGATCCTGGACTGGTAAAGAAAATTGGAGCTGCAACTGCACTTGAAGTCAGAGCTACTGGCATTCCATATGTTTTTGCTCCTTGCATTGCG GTTTGCAGAGATCCAAGATGGGGTCGATGTTATGAAAGCTACAGCGAAGATCCAGCCGTGGTTCGTTCCATGACTGAGATCATACCTGGATTACAGGGAGATATACCTGCAAATTCTTCTAAAGGAGTTCCCTTCATGGCTGGACA GAATAAGGTAATAGCATGTGCGAAACACTACGTTGGTGATGGTGGAACCACAAAAGGGATAAATGAGAATAACACAGTAGCAACCAGGCATGGATTGCTCAGTATTCATATGCCAGCATACAACAATGCCATCATCAAAGGCGTTTCGACGGTCATGATCTCGTATTCGAGCTGGAATGGGATAAAGATGCATGCTAACCGCAATCTTGTCACTGGTTTTCTCAAGAACACTCAGAAATTCAGA GGATTTGTGATCTCGGATTGGCAAGGAATTGATCGAATCACTTCTCCACCTCACGCGAACTATACTTACTCTATCCTAACTGGAATCACTGCTGGAATTGACATG ATCATGGTTCCCTATAATTATACTGAATTTATTGACGGCCTCATCTCCTTGGTGAAAAATGACTTCATTCCCATGACTCGAATTGATGATGCCGTGAAGAGGATTTTAAGAGTTAAATTTACAATGGGTCTCTTTGAGCATCCGTTGGCTGATTATAGCATGACCAAGTACCTAGGAAGCCAG GAACATAGAGAACTGGCGAGAGAAGCTGTAAGAAAATCACTTGTTCTTCTTAAAAATGGCGGATCTGCAGACGAGCCGGTGATACCACTTCCTAAGAAGGCATCAAAGATACTTGTTGCTGGAACACATGCTGACAATATTGGTAACCAGTGTGGCGGCTGGACGATTCAATGGCAAGGACAGAGTGGCAATATTACGTCTG GTACCACGATCTTGAATGCCATCAAGAACACAGTAGACCCTGAAACAGAAGTGGTGTTTGTGGAGAATCCCGACTCCGGATACGTTAAATCCCACAAATTCGATTATGCCATTGTTGTAGTTGGTGAACCTCCTTACGCAGAGACATTTGGAGACAACCTTAAGTTGACACTTCCTGATCCTGGACTGAGCAGCATAACAACTGTCTGTGGCTCGATAAAATGTGTAGTCGTTCTTATCACGGGCCGTCCAGTCGTgattcagccatatctggttcAAATCGATGCACTTGTAGCTGCTTGGCTTCCAGGAACAGAAGGCCAAGGTGTCGCTGATGTTCTGTATGGTGATTATGGTTTTTCGGGCAAACTTCCACGCACGTGGTTCAAAACCGTTGATCAACTTCCGATGAACGTCGGGGATCGACATTACGACCCGCTATTCCCATTTGGATATGGACTCACTACAGAATCTGTGAAGGCTTAA
- the LOC140825508 gene encoding ubiquitin C-terminal hydrolase 12-like isoform X1 — protein sequence MTMMTPHPSDQQEDEEMLVPHSDLVDGPQPLVEGPQPMEATAAESNGTVENQASDEPQASHFTWAIENFSRLNIKKLYSDVFTVGGYKWRVLIFPKGNNVEYLSMYLDVADSATLPYGWNRYSQFSLAVVNQMHNKYTIKKDTQHQFNQRESDWGFTSFMPLSELYDPNKGYLVNDICIVEADVAVRKVVDYWAYDSKKETGYVGLKNQGATCYMNSLLQTLYHIPYFRKAVYHMPTTENDNPSGSIPLALQSLFYKLQYNDTSVATKELTKSFGWDTYDSFMQHDVQELNRVLCEKLEDKMKGTVVEGTIQKLFEGHHMNYIECINVDFKSTRKESFYDLQLDVKGCKDVYASFDKYVEVERLEGDNKYQAEEHGLQDAKKGVLFIDFPPVLQLQLKRFEYDFMRDTMVKINDRYEFPLELDLDRENGKFLSPEADRSVRNLYMLHSVLVHSGGVHGGHYYAFIRPTLTDQWYKFDDERVTKEDMKKALEEQYGGEEELPQTNPGYNNTPFKFTKYSNAYMLVYIRVSDKDKIICDVDEKDIAEHLRIRLKKEQEEKEDKRRYKAQAHLYTIIKVARDEDLKEQIGKDIYFDLVDHDKVRNFRIQKQMSFNLFKEEVAKEFGIPVQFQRFWIWAKRQNHTYRPNRPLTPHEEAQTVGALREVSNKAHNAELKLFLEVERGQDFLPVPPPEKIKDDILLFFKLYDPEKEELRYVGRLFVKSSSKPVEILTELNQLAGFSPDEEIELYEEIKFEPNVMCERLDKRASFRFSQIEDGDIICFQKHPPPESEEQIRFPDVPSFLEYVKNRQIVHFRTLERPKEDEFSLELAKNHTYDDVVERIAQRLGLDDPSKIRLTTHNCYSQQPKPNPVKYRSVDHLLDMLVHYNQISDILYYEVLDIPLPELQCLKTLKVAYHHATKDEAIILNIRLPKQSTVGDVLNEIKTKVELSHPNVELRLLEVFYHKIYKIFPINEKIENINDQYWTLRAEEVPEEEKNLGPNDRLIHVYHFTKENAQNQVQVQNFGEPFFLVIHEGETLADVKIRVQKKLQVPDEEFLKWKFAFLSLGRPEYLEDADIVSSRFQRRDVYGAWEQYLGLEHSDTTPKRAYAANQNRHMFEKPVKIYN from the exons ATGACGATGATGACGCCTCATCCGTCGGAT CAACAAGAAGATGAAGAGATGCTAGTGCCGCACTCAGATTTAGTTGATGGTCCGCAGCCTTTAGTGGAAGGTCCGCAGCCTATGGAAG CGACTGCAGCAGAGAGTAATGGAACAGTAGAAAACCAGGCCAGTGATGAGCCACAGGCATCACACTTTACATGGGCGATCGAGAACTTTTCCCGATTGAATATAAAGAAGCTTTATTCTGATGTCTTCACTGTTGGAGGTTATAAATG GCGGGTGCTTATATTTCCTAAAGGAAATAATGTGGAGTACTTGTCAATGTATTTAGATGTGGCTGATTCAGCGACCTTGCCTTATGGGTGGAATAGATATTCACAGTTTAGTTTGGCGGTAGTTAATCAGATGCATAACAAGTATACGATCAAAAAAG ACACACAACACCAATTCAACCAAAGGGAGAGTGATTGGGGTTTCACATCGTTCATGCCTCTTAGCGAGCTTTACGATCCTAATAAGGGATACCTCGTGAATGATATTTGTATTGTTGAAGCTGATGTAGCTGTACGTAAGGTTGTTGATTACTGGGCATATGACTCAAAGAAGGAGACAGGCTATGTTGGACTTAAGAACCAGGGAGCTACTTGTTACATGAACTCGTTGCTCCAAACCTTGTACCATATCCCTTACTTTAGAAAG GCTGTGTATCATATGCCGACAACAGAAAATGATAACCCCTCAGGGAGCATCCCCTTGGCTTTACAGAGTTTGTTTTATAAGCTTCAATACAATGACACTAGTGTGGCTACAAAAGAACTTACCAAGTCGTTTGGATGGGATACATATGATTCCTTCATGCAACATGATGTGCAAGAACTTAACAGAGTTCTATGTGAAAAGCTAGAAGACAAGATGAAG GGAACTGTTGTCGAAGGTACTATACAAAAGTTGTTTGAGGGGCACCATATGAATTACATTGAATGTATCAATGTTGACTTCAAATCTACAAGAAAAGAATCATTTTATG acctacaacttgacgtaaaaGGTTGTAAAGATGTTTATGCTTCCTTTGACAAATATGTGGAAGTTGAGCGTCTCGAAGGAGATAACAAATATCAAGCTGAAGAACATGGTCTGCAG GATGCGAAGAAGGGTGTCTTATTCATTGACTTTCCTCCAGTTCTCCAGCTTCAGTTAAAGCGCTTTGAGTATGATTTTATGAGAGATACAATGGTCAAG ATAAATGACCGTTATGAATTTCCATTGGAGCTTGATCTTGACAGGGAAAATGGCAAGTTCTTGTCACCGGAAGCAGATAGAAGTGTTCGAAACCTCTACATGCTTCATAG TGTCTTGGTTCATAGTGGTGGGGTACATGGTGGACATTATTATGCTTTCATCCGGCCTACACTAACTGATCAATG GTATAAATTTGATGATGAGAGAGTCACTAAGGAAGATATGAAGAAGGCATTAGAGGAGCAGTATGGTGGCGAGGAAGAG TTGCCGCAGACAAATCCTGGCTACAACAACACTCCATTCAAATTTACAAAATACTCTAATGCATACATGCTTGTTTATATTAGAGTGAGTGACAAGGATAAGATAATTTGTGATgtggatgagaaggacattgcgGAACATCTTCGG ATAAGACTGAAAAAGGAACAGGAAGAAAAGGAAGATAAGAGAAGATATAAGGCTCAGGCTCATCTTTACACTATAATCAAG GTTGCACGAGATGAAGATTTGAAGGAACAGATTGGAAAGGATATATATTTTGATCTTGTTGATCATGACAAAGTCCGTAACTTCCGAATTCAGAAACAAATGTCTTTTAACCTTTTCAAG GAGGAGGTTGCCAAAGAATTTGGAATACCAGTTCAATTTCAGCGTTTCTGGATTTGGGCTAAGAGGCAGAACCACACCTATCGCCCAAACCGCCCATTAACTCCACATGAGGAAGCACAGACG GTTGGAGCTTTGAGGGAAGTCTCCAATAAGGCCCACAATGCTGAGCTGAAATTGTTTCTGGAAGTAGAGCGTGGACAG GATTTTCTTCCGGTTCCTCCACCTGAAAAAATCAAGGACGACATACTTTTGTTCTTTAAGCTTTATGATCCTGAAAAAGAAGAGCTCCG GTATGTTGGTAGACTTTTTGTAAAAAGTTCTAGCAAGCCTGTTGAGATTTTGACAGAACTAAATCAATTGGCTGGATTTTCTCCTGATGAAGAGATCGAACTCTATGAG GAAATAAAATTTGAGCCTAATGTAATGTGTGAACGACTTGATAAAAGAGCTTCATTCCGGTTTAGTCAG ATTGAAGATGGGGACATCATTTGCTTCCAGAAACACCCTCCTCCCGAAAGTGAAGAGCAAATCCGGTTTCCCGATGTCCCGTCATTTTTGGAATATGTGAAAAATCGACAG ATTGTGCATTTTAGAACGTTGGAGAGACCCAAGGAAGACGAGTTTAGCCTGGAATT AGCAAAGAATCACACCTACGATGATGTTGTGGAAAGAATTGCTCAGCGTCTTGGATTAGATGATCCATCTAAAATTCGACTCACTACTCACAATTGTTACTCTCAGCAACCGAAACCTAACCCTGTCAAATACAGATCAGTGGACCATTTGTTAGACATGCTTGTCCACTACAATCAG ATTTCTGATATACTGTATTATGAAGTACTGGACATTCCCCTTCCAGAATTGCAATGCCTAAAAACTCTCAAAGTTGCATACCATCACGCCACAAAGGATGAG GCTATAATTCTCAATATTAGATTGCCAAAACAAAGCACTGTCGGAGATGTGCTTAATGAGATCAAAACAAAG GTAGAGTTGTCTCATCCAAATGTGGAACTTAGGCTGCTTGAAGTTTTCTATCACAAGATTTACAAG ATATTTCCAATCAACGAGAAGATTGAGAATATAAATGATCAGTACTGGACTCTACGTGCTGAAGAG GTTCCAGAAGAAGAGAAGAATCTTGGACCCAATGATCGCTTGATTCATGTTTACCATTTCACAAAGGAGAATGCTCAGAATCAAGTG CAAGTCCAGAACTTTGGTGAACCCTTCTTTTTGGTCATACATGAGGGTGAAACATTGGCAGATGTTAAAATACGCGTTCAAAAGAAATTGCAGGTTCCCGATGAGGAATTTTTGAAG TGGAAATTTGCCTTTTTGTCATTGGGACGCCCGGAGTACCTTGAGGATGCTGACATTGTCTCCAGTCGTTTTCAG AGAAGAGATGTTTATGGTGCTTGGGAGCAGTATCTTGGGTTAGAACACTCTGATACTACTCCTAAAAGGGCTTATGCTGCCAATCAG AACCGCCACATGTTTGAGAAGCCTGTGAAAATATacaattaa
- the LOC140825508 gene encoding ubiquitin C-terminal hydrolase 12-like isoform X2 — MTMMTPHPSDQQEDEEMLVPHSDLVDGPQPLVEGPQPMEAESNGTVENQASDEPQASHFTWAIENFSRLNIKKLYSDVFTVGGYKWRVLIFPKGNNVEYLSMYLDVADSATLPYGWNRYSQFSLAVVNQMHNKYTIKKDTQHQFNQRESDWGFTSFMPLSELYDPNKGYLVNDICIVEADVAVRKVVDYWAYDSKKETGYVGLKNQGATCYMNSLLQTLYHIPYFRKAVYHMPTTENDNPSGSIPLALQSLFYKLQYNDTSVATKELTKSFGWDTYDSFMQHDVQELNRVLCEKLEDKMKGTVVEGTIQKLFEGHHMNYIECINVDFKSTRKESFYDLQLDVKGCKDVYASFDKYVEVERLEGDNKYQAEEHGLQDAKKGVLFIDFPPVLQLQLKRFEYDFMRDTMVKINDRYEFPLELDLDRENGKFLSPEADRSVRNLYMLHSVLVHSGGVHGGHYYAFIRPTLTDQWYKFDDERVTKEDMKKALEEQYGGEEELPQTNPGYNNTPFKFTKYSNAYMLVYIRVSDKDKIICDVDEKDIAEHLRIRLKKEQEEKEDKRRYKAQAHLYTIIKVARDEDLKEQIGKDIYFDLVDHDKVRNFRIQKQMSFNLFKEEVAKEFGIPVQFQRFWIWAKRQNHTYRPNRPLTPHEEAQTVGALREVSNKAHNAELKLFLEVERGQDFLPVPPPEKIKDDILLFFKLYDPEKEELRYVGRLFVKSSSKPVEILTELNQLAGFSPDEEIELYEEIKFEPNVMCERLDKRASFRFSQIEDGDIICFQKHPPPESEEQIRFPDVPSFLEYVKNRQIVHFRTLERPKEDEFSLELAKNHTYDDVVERIAQRLGLDDPSKIRLTTHNCYSQQPKPNPVKYRSVDHLLDMLVHYNQISDILYYEVLDIPLPELQCLKTLKVAYHHATKDEAIILNIRLPKQSTVGDVLNEIKTKVELSHPNVELRLLEVFYHKIYKIFPINEKIENINDQYWTLRAEEVPEEEKNLGPNDRLIHVYHFTKENAQNQVQVQNFGEPFFLVIHEGETLADVKIRVQKKLQVPDEEFLKWKFAFLSLGRPEYLEDADIVSSRFQRRDVYGAWEQYLGLEHSDTTPKRAYAANQNRHMFEKPVKIYN; from the exons ATGACGATGATGACGCCTCATCCGTCGGAT CAACAAGAAGATGAAGAGATGCTAGTGCCGCACTCAGATTTAGTTGATGGTCCGCAGCCTTTAGTGGAAGGTCCGCAGCCTATGGAAG CAGAGAGTAATGGAACAGTAGAAAACCAGGCCAGTGATGAGCCACAGGCATCACACTTTACATGGGCGATCGAGAACTTTTCCCGATTGAATATAAAGAAGCTTTATTCTGATGTCTTCACTGTTGGAGGTTATAAATG GCGGGTGCTTATATTTCCTAAAGGAAATAATGTGGAGTACTTGTCAATGTATTTAGATGTGGCTGATTCAGCGACCTTGCCTTATGGGTGGAATAGATATTCACAGTTTAGTTTGGCGGTAGTTAATCAGATGCATAACAAGTATACGATCAAAAAAG ACACACAACACCAATTCAACCAAAGGGAGAGTGATTGGGGTTTCACATCGTTCATGCCTCTTAGCGAGCTTTACGATCCTAATAAGGGATACCTCGTGAATGATATTTGTATTGTTGAAGCTGATGTAGCTGTACGTAAGGTTGTTGATTACTGGGCATATGACTCAAAGAAGGAGACAGGCTATGTTGGACTTAAGAACCAGGGAGCTACTTGTTACATGAACTCGTTGCTCCAAACCTTGTACCATATCCCTTACTTTAGAAAG GCTGTGTATCATATGCCGACAACAGAAAATGATAACCCCTCAGGGAGCATCCCCTTGGCTTTACAGAGTTTGTTTTATAAGCTTCAATACAATGACACTAGTGTGGCTACAAAAGAACTTACCAAGTCGTTTGGATGGGATACATATGATTCCTTCATGCAACATGATGTGCAAGAACTTAACAGAGTTCTATGTGAAAAGCTAGAAGACAAGATGAAG GGAACTGTTGTCGAAGGTACTATACAAAAGTTGTTTGAGGGGCACCATATGAATTACATTGAATGTATCAATGTTGACTTCAAATCTACAAGAAAAGAATCATTTTATG acctacaacttgacgtaaaaGGTTGTAAAGATGTTTATGCTTCCTTTGACAAATATGTGGAAGTTGAGCGTCTCGAAGGAGATAACAAATATCAAGCTGAAGAACATGGTCTGCAG GATGCGAAGAAGGGTGTCTTATTCATTGACTTTCCTCCAGTTCTCCAGCTTCAGTTAAAGCGCTTTGAGTATGATTTTATGAGAGATACAATGGTCAAG ATAAATGACCGTTATGAATTTCCATTGGAGCTTGATCTTGACAGGGAAAATGGCAAGTTCTTGTCACCGGAAGCAGATAGAAGTGTTCGAAACCTCTACATGCTTCATAG TGTCTTGGTTCATAGTGGTGGGGTACATGGTGGACATTATTATGCTTTCATCCGGCCTACACTAACTGATCAATG GTATAAATTTGATGATGAGAGAGTCACTAAGGAAGATATGAAGAAGGCATTAGAGGAGCAGTATGGTGGCGAGGAAGAG TTGCCGCAGACAAATCCTGGCTACAACAACACTCCATTCAAATTTACAAAATACTCTAATGCATACATGCTTGTTTATATTAGAGTGAGTGACAAGGATAAGATAATTTGTGATgtggatgagaaggacattgcgGAACATCTTCGG ATAAGACTGAAAAAGGAACAGGAAGAAAAGGAAGATAAGAGAAGATATAAGGCTCAGGCTCATCTTTACACTATAATCAAG GTTGCACGAGATGAAGATTTGAAGGAACAGATTGGAAAGGATATATATTTTGATCTTGTTGATCATGACAAAGTCCGTAACTTCCGAATTCAGAAACAAATGTCTTTTAACCTTTTCAAG GAGGAGGTTGCCAAAGAATTTGGAATACCAGTTCAATTTCAGCGTTTCTGGATTTGGGCTAAGAGGCAGAACCACACCTATCGCCCAAACCGCCCATTAACTCCACATGAGGAAGCACAGACG GTTGGAGCTTTGAGGGAAGTCTCCAATAAGGCCCACAATGCTGAGCTGAAATTGTTTCTGGAAGTAGAGCGTGGACAG GATTTTCTTCCGGTTCCTCCACCTGAAAAAATCAAGGACGACATACTTTTGTTCTTTAAGCTTTATGATCCTGAAAAAGAAGAGCTCCG GTATGTTGGTAGACTTTTTGTAAAAAGTTCTAGCAAGCCTGTTGAGATTTTGACAGAACTAAATCAATTGGCTGGATTTTCTCCTGATGAAGAGATCGAACTCTATGAG GAAATAAAATTTGAGCCTAATGTAATGTGTGAACGACTTGATAAAAGAGCTTCATTCCGGTTTAGTCAG ATTGAAGATGGGGACATCATTTGCTTCCAGAAACACCCTCCTCCCGAAAGTGAAGAGCAAATCCGGTTTCCCGATGTCCCGTCATTTTTGGAATATGTGAAAAATCGACAG ATTGTGCATTTTAGAACGTTGGAGAGACCCAAGGAAGACGAGTTTAGCCTGGAATT AGCAAAGAATCACACCTACGATGATGTTGTGGAAAGAATTGCTCAGCGTCTTGGATTAGATGATCCATCTAAAATTCGACTCACTACTCACAATTGTTACTCTCAGCAACCGAAACCTAACCCTGTCAAATACAGATCAGTGGACCATTTGTTAGACATGCTTGTCCACTACAATCAG ATTTCTGATATACTGTATTATGAAGTACTGGACATTCCCCTTCCAGAATTGCAATGCCTAAAAACTCTCAAAGTTGCATACCATCACGCCACAAAGGATGAG GCTATAATTCTCAATATTAGATTGCCAAAACAAAGCACTGTCGGAGATGTGCTTAATGAGATCAAAACAAAG GTAGAGTTGTCTCATCCAAATGTGGAACTTAGGCTGCTTGAAGTTTTCTATCACAAGATTTACAAG ATATTTCCAATCAACGAGAAGATTGAGAATATAAATGATCAGTACTGGACTCTACGTGCTGAAGAG GTTCCAGAAGAAGAGAAGAATCTTGGACCCAATGATCGCTTGATTCATGTTTACCATTTCACAAAGGAGAATGCTCAGAATCAAGTG CAAGTCCAGAACTTTGGTGAACCCTTCTTTTTGGTCATACATGAGGGTGAAACATTGGCAGATGTTAAAATACGCGTTCAAAAGAAATTGCAGGTTCCCGATGAGGAATTTTTGAAG TGGAAATTTGCCTTTTTGTCATTGGGACGCCCGGAGTACCTTGAGGATGCTGACATTGTCTCCAGTCGTTTTCAG AGAAGAGATGTTTATGGTGCTTGGGAGCAGTATCTTGGGTTAGAACACTCTGATACTACTCCTAAAAGGGCTTATGCTGCCAATCAG AACCGCCACATGTTTGAGAAGCCTGTGAAAATATacaattaa
- the LOC140825510 gene encoding iron-sulfur cluster co-chaperone protein HscB homolog isoform X2, giving the protein MWRKQTLDALRIINSTKFPFPLSDSLCFNLFYRNTSVLHSSSSRFTERFGGSPFLSARTSFFPNPKILFGAKWINILNFDHTRCFFCSDSESTEKLRRCWNCDAEGANTTPFLFCHTCRSVQPVDGSIDYFQIFGMARDYNVEVGELEREYKNWQRKLHPDLVHSKSQTEREYAAEQSARVIDAYRTLADPLTRAIYMLKLEGLIVDEEERITDLELLAERSFQGNSFAIIICGLACRSWN; this is encoded by the exons ATGTGGAGAAAGCAGACTTTAGATGCTCTGCGGATAATCAATTCAACGAAATTCCCTTTTCCACTATCGGATTCTCTATGTTTTAATCTCTTTTATCGTAATACCTCTGTTTTACATTCTTCATCGTCTCGTTTCACTGAGAGATTTGGTGGAAGCCCCTTTCTTTCTGCCAGAACGTCTTTTTTCCCGAACCCAAAGATTTTATTTGGTGCGAAATGGATCAATATCTTAAATTTTGATCATACTAGGTGCTTTTTCTGCTCCGACTCGGAATCCACTGAGAAACTCCGGCGCTGCTGGAATTGTGACGCCGAGGGTGCGAATACGACTCCGTTTCTGTTCTGTCATACTTGTCGCAGTGTTCAACCGGTTGATGGCTCCATTGATTACTTCCAAATTTTCGGAAT GGCGAGGGATTACAATGTTGAGGTAGGAGAGTTGGAGAGGGAGTATAAGAACTGGCAAAGGAAACTGCATCCTGATCTAGTTCATTCAAAATCCCAG ACAGAAAGGGAGTATGCAGCCGAACAGTCTGCACGGGTGATAGATGCATATCGAACACTTGCCGACCCATTGACAAGAGCAATCTACATG CTGAAGTTAGAAGGCCTGATTGTGGATGAGGAAGAAAGGATAACAGACCTGGAGCTCCTAGCTGAG